From a region of the Zingiber officinale cultivar Zhangliang chromosome 10B, Zo_v1.1, whole genome shotgun sequence genome:
- the LOC122030131 gene encoding protein GLUTAMINE DUMPER 1-like — MRAAAALNATAATAAAVAGPAATGGGAHLAWQSPVAYLFGGLAAMLGLIALALLILACSYWKLSGYLDAGESRVELYVKPSSMPVDAPPCYEEKVVVIMAGEEKPTHLATAVESRGARSANVRQNAKEAEKAEEAGVIKAKEDFRMEKDRIDLPLSLSLELFALSEEKKKIVGYFFFFRNWRNMDDSQLSQLS, encoded by the exons ATGAGAGCAGCGGCAGCTCTGAACGCCACGGCTGCCACGGCAGCAGCGGTCGCGGGGCCAGCGGCGACTGGCGGAGGCGCCCACCTGGCATGGCAGTCGCCGGTGGCCTACCTCTTCGGCGGCCTGGCTGCCATGCTCGGCCTCATCGCCCTGGCACTCCTGATCCTCGCATGTTCATATTGGAAGCTCTCCGGTTACCTCGACGCCGGGGAATCCAGGGTGGAGCTGTACGTCAAGCCCTCCTCCATGCCCGTTGACGCGCCGCCGTGCTACGAGGAGAAGGTGGTGGTGATCATGGCGGGCGAGGAGAAGCCGACGCACCTAGCGACGGCGGTGGAGAGCCGAGGAGCACGCTCAGCAAACGTTCGACAGAATGCCAAAGAGGCTGAGAAGGCAGAAGAGGCAGGAGTGATCAAAG CCAAAGAGGATTTTCGAATGGAGAAGGATCGAATTGACCTCCCTCTCTCTCTTTCGTTGGAATTATTCGCACTgtcggaagagaaaaaaaaaattgttggctatttctttttcttcaggAATTGGAGGAATATGGATGATTCCCAGTTGTCTCAGCTAAGTTAA